The window tattcagcactccaggtacaattctaaacccgttcgaggacgaacgtttgtttaagaggtggagaatgtaatgacccaaccggtcattttaacttttagaaccccattccctaaaataaaacttcctgtaggtgcttgtaatgatttatgacttgcggggatggttggttcgggatttggaagtgtttgaggtgaaactagaacacttggttccttaagttggccttaaagtgctaagtttgacttcggtcaacatttggAGAAAACAacttcggaatagaattttgatgatttcaatagctccgtatgatgattttggacttaggagcatgatcggaattttatttggaaatccgtagtgaaattaggcttgaaatggctaaaataggaatttaaagtttgaaagtttgaccggggagttgattttttgataccgaagtcggaatccagttctgaaaattttcatagcttcgttatgtaatttatgacttgtgtgtaaaatttgaggtcaattggagttgatttgataagttccgacattgaatgtagaagttgaaaactcttagtttcattaagcttgaattggggtatgattcatggttttagcgttgtttgatatgatttagaggttcgactaagttcgtatgatgttttaggacttgttggtatatttggttgaggtcccgagggcctcgggtgagtttcggatggttaacggatcaaaagttagacttaaaaagctgctgcaattttctcttctgctgcataTTCTGGCTTGTgatcgagcctcagatcgagctccagatatcgagcctcagatcgagccccagatatcgagcccacgatcgagtcctgagtcgaagccagggatgaggctcagtatcgaagcctcgatcgaaggcaaggctcgagggcatgatcgaaggtaaggctcgaggctaggatcgagacccatgctcgatgccctgatcgaaggctcaagctcgatgcaatGATTgaagctatgatcgaaggcccaacctcgataccctgatcgaaCTCCCTGAGACCGAGCTCCTTGAGATCGAGCTCCTGAGATTGAGCTCCCttgatcgagctccttgatcgaactgGGCAGAgttgtaagttataaaaacagaggacattcgtcccatttgccatttttggcgaacttgagcttgagcagagacgacttttggcagattttcaagggaaaaacattggggtaagtgattctaactcgaatttggtctacatatacaagtatattattattttcacaatttaattagtgttttgagattgaaatttggaaaagtttagaaatctcatagaaacgaaattttgagatttcggtatcgattcggagttggatttgagtgaaactggtatggttggactcgtaattgaatgggttgtcggatttcgtaacttttgtcggattccgagatgtgggccccgcgggagaatttttaattaatttcggaatttttatcaaaaatgtagtatttccttatagaattgattcctataatatttagtaattgtatcaaattattttggctagattcgagccaggtggggttggataatcgtggaaaaggccttatagtgaattaaattggagcaagacgaggtaagtctcttgtctaatcttgtgagggagaaattacctcataggagattaaaaattaaataattgttgctaattgtgggggctacgtacgctcgaggtgacgagagtccgtgcgtagctactattaatgctaaagtccgggtagtttaggactcaaagcatgccttacttgtgtaaattgtattctttgatttatttatattaattgatatctatatgaatatattgtgaattgttagataaagatattaaaggatggaaatctcataggctttattgtttgtttaaatcaattaattattaaaagaaattgttctcctcccaaattcatctcataattaatatactctccttccggaggcacataagaaaatgtcctcctttcttgtggagcgggccgaacgcctcggcaggatagatgcatctatggatcgcgccgcacgtcccttggcagtgtatacgacactctggatcggaccgtacgtcctcgacagaaatcgtgcttaataataataattacacgatactttaataaattatttcagctcgtgaagctaattaataaattaaaaaatccttggaatttaataaattattattcttgcttgttaaggaattaattgtcaCTCCTgcaaatgatatttaattgataaattggaaattatttgagttgaaggaatttaattaatatattgagaattgttacatttgaaggaatttgattatttccgctgagtaaataaattatttgtaaattctgtaaatcatgctgatttaaatatcttacttttatttcaattattattgacctatagtgagtgtcaaagtcggccatctcgtctctaccactttgagattaggcttgatagttactgggtacacgttgtttacgtactcatactacacttgctgcactttttgtgcaggatctgagacaggtactagtggaggacctatcatcacatacccacgtcatcccgaggcatagtggtgagttgcctttttgagccgttctgcagctacctgtgtctcttctgatatttctattctgtctattttatttcagacagtatttggagttttgtataatctactagatgctcatgcacttgtgacatcgggtcttGGCACGCACATtagtagaaattggtattttattatcttcttggaataaaagtttaaccaatatatgtttgacttattagttggcttgcctagctgtagtgttgggcgccatcacgacctataggcgaaattgggtcgtgacaataaaaggttcacaattttatacgaagacaatgctgcatgcatagcccaattgaagggaggatttataaaaggagatagaacaaagcacatttcatcaaaattattctacacacacgatcttaagaaaaatggtgacattgatgtgcagcAAATCCGTTtaagtgacaatccggcagatttattcactaaatctttgccaactttaacttttgagaagacaagattggaatgcggagactcaaatatttgaaacaaggttttcatcagggggagtaaaatacgcgatgtactctttttcgTTACTAAGATTTTTTTCCACAGGGTTTTTCttttaaggtttttaatgaggcagctagaaatgcgtattactaaatatgtgtactcttttttcttcactaggatttttctcactcgatttttcctagtaaggttttaatgaggcacgataccttttaatgaacatccaagggggagtgttatgaaaataattatattgtggatgttcatttattactccgtTATAAATAATCTTTccgaagaagattatccatttagtactctgttgaagtttatctacaagcagctgatgcaggcaggttgcaagcaactcaatgaaatgatttgcaacagcttcttattaaacaggcaggttgcaagcagctcatgcagacagcttacaagcagctaaagaaaagtcTTGCAGctacttcctgaaaagcctcgcagctgcttccattcttctataaatagaggagtttttaGTTCATTATATACataaatttgaagtttgaataatatatcaatttctctctatacttatctttactttacagtttttattttataacactttcTAGTTTTTTTAGTTTAACAATTTTCAATGAGCTGACTTTTGAGCATTTTTAAGTATCAAGAAAAGGACTTTTTGGGGAAATTCAACGTACTTACGTCCCACCAATATGTCGTAGTACGTACGTTTTAACAAACGCTTTTGAAAACTCTACTTTAGGATATGCATGTACACATGCTTATAACATAATTATTAAGCAAGTACtatcattattaattaacatctGCATCTCTAATAGTACAGAAATTGACTTACGATATAACAGCACGTACAAATATTACTTATTGCGTGCTAGAATATCATTAATCTTAATCTTACTAGTATTAACATGAAATTGACTCTTTTTAAATCTCGTCTTGTACAGGTCCTTTATAGCATCCCATTTGCTATGGCATCTATATATTCTAGTAATGCTGGGGCAGGGCAAGGTAATTAATCCTGAATATTCTTGTTATGATGTTAATAACAATCAGATcaaaactatattttttaatttgtttaattcCACAGGTCTATCACAAGGAGTCATAAATCTTGCAATAGTTGTCCCACAGGTAATTAACTATAACTTCCTCGCGCGTTTTCTCTCTTTCTCACGTATATATTTTCGATGTCTTTTGCCTTTTCTAGTTTAAACTAACGTGACGTTGGATATTTAATTTCCTAATTTTGCACCTCTAGGATTTTCATTTTCCTAACTTGATAACGTTTTAATGATTCGATTAtcataataaaaaacaaaatgtATTTGTAGCCTAAGCACAAACAAGGGCAGTGATAATGCTAGAGAAGTGGAGTAACTTAATGCAGAAAAATAAGACTTAGAGCCTATCTTGCTTAGCTGAATTTAAGTAGCTTTTGAGTATCAAATACTGAAAAATACTTTTCAAGTGCTGGTTATGTATTTGGATAAAAGTGTTGAAGCTGAAAATAAGTAGGTGTTATTGTGTTTGATAAAAAAAGTGTTGATACGCAATTTTTCTGTTAAAATACAGACGTTAGTGTCACTAGTGGGAGGGCCATTTGATGCGTTGTTCGGAGGAGGGAACTTGCCGGTGTTTGTGGCGGGAGCAGCTGCAGCTGCAGTCAGCAGTATTTTGGCACTCACATTGTTGCCTTCTCCTCCTGAGCCTGATGCCAAACCAAGCCCCATTTTCGCCGTTGCTTCCCACTGACAAAGTACTGGAGTCTGGACATCACAAAAACAAGTTTTGATCACtaattttttcttccttttttgttcATAATGCAGAATTAGAGTAACACAGTTTTGAAGGTCGcgcttttcttttccttccttttgtAAATGGCTGTACAAATTAATgatgttaaatatatatattaacatACCGTTTTTGAGTTTGAAAGGAATTGTTAGTATATGTTACTTAAAAGGCTGGCAGAGTCCAATTCCTCTCATTGATCTCTCGCTTCTTTTCCCATGTTATATCTATCTATCATGGTTTAAAGTATTTAAATGGGAAAACGGTATATGAGAAAAAGGGCAGTTAGCACCCAACTAACAAGAGAAAGAAAGGGTTTAACTTGTATGCACGTACAATGTAATTTTTTTAATACTTAGAGATCATTAAAATGTAACTAAAGATAAGTACAATACTTAGCAAATCAAGTTAGTAACCCAAAAAAATAAGACGAATAAATTCTTATAGTAGGTTAAATTGCACTGATTATACAAAAGTTCATTTATACTATACTTTTAGTGGATAAAAGGGCAAGAATTCTTGGATGGGTTTCTGGATTTCAATTTGTTAATTCCTTTTTTCATGCACCAATAATTTATTTTAGACCATACATTTTAagtctttatttctttcttaaatttcatgttagtCAAAGTGCATCAAATAGGATTGAAGAAGTAATaagttttaaaaaagaaaagaatgaattGAACTAAAAATAACATGCAATTGTATAATATATGTGTAATTCATATATAATACCCGTGTATGATCATTGTATAATTTAGATATACAAATAAGAGAAGTAAACAGTAAACTCCACTGTCATTTTGGTAAAAGTCCCCAAAAAGAAAGTCCTAAGTGCCTcgacaaaaaaacaaaaattacaaagcTTAACATGTAATAATTCTGCtaattaaaaggaaaagttagccCGTTTCACACAAGCAGTACTCCCTCTATATAAAATAAGCTAACGGTCATATTTGCAACATTTCGTTCAAAAACACCCCCCTCTCCCCATCTCTTTGTGACAAattctttctgtttctctttcatGGCAGAGAATCAAGAATCTTTGGAAAAACCCAATTTACAGACTGAATTAGAGAAGAAGATTCCACTGTTTACAGTGCTAAAGAATGGAGCCATCCTCAaaaacatctttcttcttgaTAATCCCCCACCTATAACCACAGCTTCTATTGAAGAAACGAAACCAGATTTTGAAGAGATTTTGTTGGTGGTTGGACGACATCCAGATTGTAACATAGTCTTGGAACACCCAAGCATCAGCAGATTCCACCTCCGCATTCATTCTAATCCCTCTACTCACTCCCTCTCTGTTATTGATCTGTCTTCTGGTAATTCTTTAATTTCTCTTATCTTATTTAGACTATATATTCAAGCTCTGCCTTTGTAAGCCATATTTAAAAGAAGAGGGTTGTGGAAATTTTActactgtttttttttcttcataatctTGCATATTGGTGATTTTATTAATGCACTaatgtttctttatttttatttttttcttgattaAGACAAGAATTTTTATGCTTAGTATTTCTCTCTATCATTTTGCTTCAGCGTACTATGAATTCTCTGTATAATTTATTGTTTAACATGCTTCATTTCTCTTTGCTCTAGACATTTtgattgattcttttttttttttctgcttTCCTtctatatacggtcgaaataaACTTCGGCAATCGTACTattgatcgaggtcgaaacatAATGGATCGAAGAAAGACTTCGTAATATCGAGATGAGTTTCGAAGATGGTATGAACGAGCTTCAGATTTCAAGTATAGGTCAAATAAcgagttcgaagtcattatcgagctcgggtccgaatcgTACTATGATGAGATGATTTCGAGCTTAAGGGCAGAGGGCAACCGATACCGAGCCCGAATCGTCACCTGATCCCGAGTCCACATCGAGCTCTAGAAGCAATTCCGACCTTCATCGAGACATCGAGCTCGAGCTCACacacaagagccgttgcaaacacactaagggagagaatctcggcggaaattagggaaaagttgatttatcatgggttctccactatgtatttttaattatatctaaagtaggatcctccactataaagacgATGACTACATTTTTGTAAAGGGCAGTtttttgcttacattgtaattcaagcaccatattctcctatattcaAGGATTATTCTTTTAGGCTTCATTAATTAACTCATTTTGCTGAatcctaaaaattattttctttccaaccttgtttattttgcattctttgcaatctatatttgatatttctatttatccttacgatttgtattaagctataccacatatccttagaactacgtacaaattcaactctatccgtttttcgggtaaatagtttggtgccaatcgtggggctaagggtaacactgattatttgatacgaatctgcaaaaacacaccgttttgcgcttgtttccggaagtatcttggatttcggattagcaacgactaactaccaatcaaatggcctcacctatcgacaacgaaactggtcttcaagatgagaacaacaacttgacacccagtaccgaaagaccaattgtcaacgccgttggagctcgaatcgaagtgccgatagatatcaattcgcatgtggccattgaggcgaacctacattctgaacctgaaaatagcattcatggtagcactcgatctgcagctcgagataaccataacgtcgaggaaaacgGAGTcaacttgcgtatgattttcgaaatgttgcaagctcaacaagcagcgatagctccgttgcagagccaaacccagctaccgagcaggccggagcccagtccaccTCGAGAAATTGCTCACAGAACGGAGCCAACCATAgtgaggtcaaatgagcaagaatcgcggactactcccgaaattgctaaaatactcgaggagctcatgaagcgagtcgaagccaacgataaataagtagaaacatataactccagggtcgatcagatcccgggagttccaccaatgataaaagggttagattccaaaaaattcgtgcaaaagccttttccctcgagcgcaaccccaaaaccaatccccaaaaaattccgtatgcccgaaattcctaaatataacggaacgaccgaccccaacgaacacgtcacctcttacacgtgtgccatcaagggcaatgatttagaagacgatgaaatcaAATCTATGTTGttaaaaaaattcggagagaccctctcgaagggagcaatgatttggtatcacaacctaccgcCGAATTGCATCGACTcgtttgccatgttagcagattcttttgtaaaagcacacgcttacgccataaaagtcgcaacaaggaaatcagaccttttcaaggtaagtcaaaaggataacgagatgctaagagagtt is drawn from Nicotiana tabacum cultivar K326 chromosome 22, ASM71507v2, whole genome shotgun sequence and contains these coding sequences:
- the LOC107817965 gene encoding FHA domain-containing protein PS1, with product MAENQESLEKPNLQTELEKKIPLFTVLKNGAILKNIFLLDNPPPITTASIEETKPDFEEILLVVGRHPDCNIVLEHPSISRFHLRIHSNPSTHSLSVIDLSSVHGTWISGNKIEPRAAKKRAILQPVMDSILSMLMLESNRQTPTLLEARMKGNVATRGMKPYQIPNPSQYDSHMDCERSE